A region of Ignavibacteriota bacterium DNA encodes the following proteins:
- a CDS encoding S8 family serine peptidase, whose product MFNKAIILAIIIFSSINSVIANDTLYQNLAYDMLNIVAKKSKNNKVVKVAIVDDGFRLSHKVLKNYVFKNENEILNNFRDDDKNGYIDDVTGWDVSDNDNNVGIIEGRESEFRHGTYIASIVIKVFERFYGEDAPKYLRIIPVKVLSDHTKSTYLEDGYKGIEYASKIGADIICCAWSGGVFGRDEKAIVDEALSKGQIIVSSAGNFFTEDVNYPAKYDGLIAVSGVDINYRKIKRANYDMRVDICAPGDSIFGAYPTADNAFTFSNGTSPATAFISGCIAILKSLNYDADTELIKDALFLTAKPIDEHNLTYAGKLGAGFPNMENAAQYILNPDFKYSQFNEKLPEGKVLFGASSKIQTRLINPVGEYRGIHILPIKIDNSAKLKIYSNDSIFYEGKTNEFKTGLYIESNAIKIESGAIKGKKNSTEISYFMQTIDSTKLFCSDVVHINSDSGIITDGSGENNYANKSVCKWIITASDNKRIKLDFTKMHTEPNVDFVYIYDGDTSIKESLLAQFSGVNKPPIITSNTNQVMIWFLSNDFITGNGWELKFEAVENVN is encoded by the coding sequence ATGTTCAATAAAGCAATAATACTTGCCATTATTATTTTTTCAAGCATTAACTCCGTTATTGCTAATGATACTTTGTACCAAAATTTAGCTTATGATATGCTGAATATTGTTGCTAAGAAATCTAAGAATAATAAAGTGGTAAAGGTTGCTATCGTAGATGATGGTTTTAGGTTGTCTCACAAAGTTTTAAAGAATTACGTTTTCAAAAATGAAAATGAAATCTTAAATAATTTTCGTGATGATGATAAAAACGGATATATAGATGATGTAACTGGTTGGGATGTTTCCGATAATGATAATAATGTAGGTATTATCGAAGGTCGCGAAAGCGAGTTTCGGCACGGAACTTACATTGCAAGTATAGTAATAAAAGTCTTCGAGAGATTTTATGGCGAAGATGCACCAAAATACTTAAGAATAATTCCTGTAAAAGTTCTTTCTGATCATACCAAAAGTACTTACTTGGAAGATGGTTACAAAGGAATTGAATACGCCTCTAAGATAGGTGCTGATATTATTTGCTGTGCCTGGAGTGGTGGCGTATTTGGTAGAGACGAAAAAGCAATTGTTGATGAAGCTTTATCAAAAGGGCAAATAATTGTTAGTTCTGCTGGTAATTTTTTCACAGAAGATGTCAATTATCCTGCAAAATATGATGGTCTCATAGCGGTTTCGGGTGTTGATATTAACTATCGAAAAATAAAAAGAGCTAACTATGATATGCGTGTAGATATTTGCGCTCCGGGTGATTCGATTTTTGGAGCATACCCTACTGCTGATAATGCTTTCACTTTCAGTAATGGTACGTCGCCTGCAACTGCATTCATTTCTGGTTGCATTGCAATATTAAAATCGCTCAATTACGATGCAGATACTGAATTGATAAAAGACGCTCTTTTCTTGACTGCTAAACCAATTGATGAGCATAATCTTACTTATGCAGGAAAATTAGGTGCCGGATTCCCAAATATGGAAAATGCTGCTCAATACATTCTAAATCCAGATTTTAAATACAGTCAATTTAACGAAAAGTTACCAGAAGGTAAGGTTTTGTTTGGAGCAAGTAGTAAAATTCAAACTCGATTAATTAATCCAGTCGGAGAATATCGAGGAATACATATCTTACCGATAAAAATTGATAATTCTGCAAAGCTTAAAATATACTCTAATGATTCTATTTTTTACGAAGGCAAAACTAATGAATTCAAAACTGGATTATATATTGAAAGTAATGCAATTAAGATTGAATCAGGTGCAATCAAAGGTAAGAAGAATTCTACTGAAATTTCCTATTTTATGCAAACAATTGATTCTACTAAATTATTTTGTAGCGATGTTGTACATATAAATAGTGATTCTGGAATTATAACTGATGGCAGTGGAGAAAATAATTATGCGAACAAATCTGTCTGCAAATGGATTATCACGGCGTCGGACAATAAAAGAATCAAACTTGATTTTACCAAAATGCATACCGAACCGAATGTTGATTTTGTTTATATTTATGATGGCGATACAAGTATTAAAGAAAGCTTATTAGCTCAGTTTTCAGGAGTTAATAAACCACCAATAATTACATCAAACACTAACCAGGTTATGATTTGGTTTTTGTCAAATGATTTTATAACAGGCAACGGCTGGGAATTGAAATTCGAAGCTGTTGAAAATGTAAATTAA
- a CDS encoding tail fiber protein, with protein sequence MQPYLVVNYSIALQGVYPSRNGYDNYIGEICIYGFNFEPQGWALCNGQILSISQNTALFSLLGTMYGGNGQTTFALPDLRGRTPIHFGQGPGLSTRVQGEMSGTETVTITTGQLPAHSHTVIYQ encoded by the coding sequence ATGCAACCATATTTAGTTGTAAATTATAGTATAGCATTGCAAGGTGTTTACCCATCAAGAAATGGTTATGATAATTATATCGGCGAAATTTGTATTTATGGTTTCAACTTTGAACCTCAGGGATGGGCTTTGTGTAATGGGCAAATTCTTTCAATTTCTCAAAATACGGCACTGTTTTCTTTGCTGGGTACTATGTACGGAGGTAATGGACAGACTACATTTGCTTTGCCGGATTTGAGAGGCAGAACACCTATTCATTTTGGACAAGGACCAGGTTTATCCACCAGAGTTCAGGGAGAAATGAGTGGTACAGAAACAGTAACTATCACAACAGGACAGCTACCAGCTCATAGTCATACCGTTATATATCAATAA
- a CDS encoding DUF1801 domain-containing protein — translation MIMKQEFSTVQEYFDSQPDKTRVALAILKDCILRIVPTATELINYNIPAYALIEGGKREQQIMIAGYKSHVGLYPHPTTLEKFESELEDYKKGKGSVQFPLDKPLPTELIERMIEYRIKLLT, via the coding sequence ATGATTATGAAGCAAGAATTTAGTACAGTTCAAGAATATTTTGACTCACAACCTGATAAAACCAGAGTTGCATTAGCCATATTGAAAGATTGTATTCTGAGAATAGTTCCGACAGCAACCGAATTAATAAATTACAATATTCCTGCCTACGCTCTGATTGAAGGTGGAAAAAGAGAACAACAAATCATGATTGCAGGATATAAAAGCCATGTTGGATTATACCCTCACCCAACAACTTTAGAAAAATTTGAATCAGAACTTGAAGACTACAAGAAAGGAAAAGGCTCAGTTCAATTTCCATTAGATAAACCACTACCAACTGAACTAATCGAAAGAATGATAGAATACAGAATAAAATTATTAACTTAA
- a CDS encoding IPTL-CTERM sorting domain-containing protein, whose product MSLIANSQTKKADVFPAGGGQSENTQYKNFGTFGQPSAGSSANSSYKNKEGFLNSGDEVIPMVSTSNVFNINLDLATSGGEILDNGGAEIISSGIIYSQTANAEIGDLGVTVVYTDPMIEDGTFTLTMSGLVNGETYYVRAFAENEVGYGYGDDVSFVSVPTLGEWGMITLASLLAGFGGWFVWRRVV is encoded by the coding sequence ATGTCACTGATTGCAAACAGCCAAACTAAAAAAGCAGATGTATTTCCTGCCGGTGGCGGGCAGTCGGAAAATACACAGTACAAGAATTTCGGAACATTCGGTCAGCCTTCTGCCGGTTCGTCCGCTAATTCATCATACAAGAATAAAGAAGGTTTTCTGAATTCCGGCGATGAAGTGATTCCCATGGTTTCGACAAGTAATGTATTCAATATCAATCTTGATTTAGCCACATCAGGTGGTGAAATTCTTGATAACGGCGGAGCTGAAATCATCTCAAGCGGTATAATCTACTCGCAAACTGCAAATGCAGAAATTGGAGATTTAGGTGTTACGGTTGTTTATACTGATCCAATGATTGAAGATGGTACATTTACACTAACAATGTCCGGCTTAGTTAATGGTGAAACCTATTACGTAAGAGCATTTGCAGAAAACGAAGTCGGTTACGGCTATGGCGACGATGTTTCCTTCGTCTCAGTTCCTACACTCGGAGAATGGGGAATGATTACTCTCGCTTCGCTTCTTGCGGGCTTCGGCGGCTGGTTTGTATGGAGAAGAGTAGTGTGA
- a CDS encoding DUF2200 domain-containing protein, with protein sequence MKTTPEHDERIAKMTFASVYPHYIKKIEKKGRSLEELNQVIEWLTGFDSNNLQELVEENATFKTFFMKATLNPNSHLIKGVICGYRIEDIENPLTKQVRYLDKLVDELAKGKKIEKIIRKP encoded by the coding sequence ATGAAAACAACACCTGAACACGATGAAAGAATTGCAAAAATGACGTTTGCATCAGTATATCCCCATTATATCAAAAAAATAGAGAAAAAAGGCAGGTCGCTTGAGGAATTAAATCAAGTAATTGAATGGCTGACGGGCTTTGACAGTAATAATCTTCAGGAATTGGTTGAAGAGAATGCAACTTTTAAAACATTTTTCATGAAAGCAACATTAAATCCAAATTCTCATCTTATCAAAGGAGTAATTTGTGGATACCGTATAGAAGATATTGAAAATCCATTGACCAAACAAGTAAGGTATTTAGACAAATTAGTGGACGAGCTTGCGAAAGGCAAAAAGATTGAGAAGATAATAAGAAAACCGTAA